A region of Triplophysa dalaica isolate WHDGS20190420 chromosome 20, ASM1584641v1, whole genome shotgun sequence DNA encodes the following proteins:
- the ccn1 gene encoding CCN family member 1: MFTWGVFFIVVAHFNAVLASCPAVCSCPAELPKCAPGVSLVPDGCGCCRVCARQLNEDCSRTEPCDQLKGLECNFGASHGATRGICRAKSEGRPCEYNSRIYQNGESFQPNCKHQCTCIDGAVGCIPLCPQELSLPTLGCANPRLVKVPGQCCEEWVCDDGKQRASAEKLFGRQQMVDDSENDLTNRNELISFLRPLPAFRSEPESRRFEKCIVQTTPWSGCSKTCGTGISTRITNDNSECKLTKETRICEVRPCSQSPYTSLKKGKKCNRTKKSTQPVKFTYAGCSSLKKYRPKYCGSCVDGRCCSPQQTRTIRVKFRCEDGETFNKNVMMIESCKCTYNCSHGNDASYPFYRLFNDIHKFRD, translated from the exons ATGTTTACCTGGGGTGTTTTCTTCATCGTTGTTGCGCACTTTAATGCG GTTCTCGCCAGCTGCCCAGCTGTGTGCTCGTGCCCGGCAGAGCTGCCCAAATGCGCGCCCGGAGTCAGTTTGGTGCCAGACGGCTGTGGCTGCTGCAGAGTGTGTGCGAGACAGCTGAATGAAGACTGCAGCAGGACAGAGCCGTGCGACCAACTTAAGGGGCTGGAGTGCAACTTTGGGGCCAGCCACGGGGCGACCAGAGGCATCTGCCGAG CTAAATCCGAAGGCAGACCGTGTGAATACAACAGCAGGATCTATCAGAACGGAGAGAGTTTCCAGCCCAACTGTAAGCACCAGTGCACGTGCATCGACGGGGCGGTGGGATGCATTCCCCTGTGCCCGCAGGAGCTCTCCCTGCCCACACTGGGCTGTGCCAACCCCAGGCTGGTCAAAGTGCCAGGGCAGTGCTGTGAAGAATGGGTCTGCGACGACGGAAAGCAAAGGGCATCTGCAGAAAAGCTGTTTGGCCGCCAGCAGATGGTGGACGATTCTGAGAACGACCTGACCAACAGAAACGAGCTCATCTCTTTCCTCAGGCCTCTGCCCG CGTTCCGATCGGAGCCAGAATCGaggaggtttgagaagtgcatCGTTCAGACCACGCCGTGGTCCGGGTGCTCCAAGACCTGCGGCACGGGCATCTCCACCAGAATTACCAACGACAACAGCGAGTGCAAGCTGACGAAGGAGACCCGGATCTGTGAGGTCCGGCCGTGCAGCCAGTCGCCGTACACCAGCCTCAAG AAAGGAAAGAAATGCAACCGCACCAAAAAGTCCACGCAGCCCGTCAAGTTCACCTACGCCGGATGCTCCAGCCTGAAGAAGTACCGGCCCAAGTACTGTGGCTCCTGCGTGGACGGCCGCTGCTGCAGCCCGCAGCAGACCCGCACCATCCGCGTGAAGTTCCGCTGCGAAGACGGCGAGACCTTCAACAAGAACGTCATGATGATCGAGTCCTGCAAGTGCACCTACAACTGCTCCCACGGCAACGACGCCTCCTACCCCTTCTACAGACTCTTCAACGACATCCACAAGTTCAGGGATTGA